DNA from Larimichthys crocea isolate SSNF chromosome XIII, L_crocea_2.0, whole genome shotgun sequence:
agtgtctccaCCGCAGATGACTCCTTGTCACATCTAGTcaatattcattttgtttttgcttcaagCAAGAGTCAATATCACTCCGTTTACAAACGTACCCGGGTGGCTACGTGTTTTTTCtgcctcctaaaaaaaaaaaaaaacactccagcCGACGGCCCAGATCCCAGATCCGCTGAAACGCTACGTAGTGTGGGAGTAGCTGCTCAGACCTGTAGACACCCGGAGTGACCACGAGATGTCGCTGTTTGATTAGAAAACGACACACCTGAGAGGACAGGCTGCAGAAAATATGGCAGATATCAAAACTTTAAGTTACCAACAACAGCTGATCTTACTTCAAGTTTACTCTTTATCTGAAACAATAGAATAAACCTTTTGTGGTGTAAAGTCTGTATAACCTGCGCCTTACTTACTGCCAACTATAGcttgtttaaaggtccagtgtgtagggtttTAGTGGCACCCAGCAGtcaagttgcagattgcaaccaaatgatgAATACCCatgcctcaccctcttcttcaaAGCATGCAGGAAAAATCctggctgccaaattcacatagaaagaaaaaggactatatagatcagtgtttggtttgtctgttctggaccactgtagaaaaatggcggttcaacatgccATGCTAGAGGATGTTATGttagaggacccgctctcactgtagatctACAGAGCTCATTTTGACTTTATAGCAATATTGTGTCATTTTTCTCCCAAGAAATAACAAAAGGTTTAAAATAATGTTGGTTAAACACCGTCTCTGTTATTCCCACTCTTTGTGCACCATGTAACTTTGTGATGTCACCTGTGGGTTTCCGAAGCCTGACCCAGCAGAGCTTTCGAGTGAAGCAGATCAGACCCACAGCTGTGTTATTTACTTATTCTCTCAAATAAAAGAAGTGGAGGACAACTCTTCCTTTAATGTCCtttctcaaaaaaacaaaaacaaaaacgaacatgacacaatcaaagcggccatgccGTTAATCATGCAcaacttcaagccttaatatcatttgaaagGGGAAATAAGCGGCAGAGNCATGTCATGTTAGAGGATGTTATGttagaggacccgctctcactgtagatccACAGAGCTCATTTAGACTTTAAAGCAATATTGTGTCATTTTTCTCCCAAGAAATAACAAAAGGTTTAATCATGTTGGTTAAACACCGTCTCTGTTATTCCCACTCTTTCTGCACCATGTAACTTTGTgatgtcacctgtaggtttccgAAGCCTGATCCAGCAGAGCTTTCAAGTGAAGCAGATCAGACCCACAGCTGTGTtattctgtcaaataaaagaagTGGAGGACAACTCTTCCTTTAATGTCCtttctcaaaaaaacaaaaacaaaaaaacgaacaTGACacaatcaaagcggccatgccGTTAATCATGCAcaacttcaagccttaatatcatttgaaagGGGAAATAAGcgacagagacaaaagaaaaacgtttgtgcaccaggctgtaaacatctctgctgtgaagactTTTTAATATGTgcacttatggagactgactcactatTTATCTggtcacttatttttgtaatgctatttatattatggtcaccaCTCTTGAAATAACACTATTATTTAcattatggtcactttctttgcaagaGTACTTatactatggtcactttacattacaatactctttatatataaTGCAACTCTTGTCCttagtacttgtctgtttttgaaggctGATTACTTTTTcgtggttattgtgtagtttagatatttctgtctgtttattgtgtgtttgttttgttttggccttttctacttttgtttctatatcttgctgctgttacaagtgaatttccccgtggtgggatgaataaatatgtaagtatatctaatctaatctgaatttctgcagccagcctcaagtggccagtTGAGGAATTGTAGTTTTTAAGCACTTCTgaattggcttcatttcccaagACCGCAGGTTTTTGCTTGAGATggtatagattttatttatttattaggacatttaattaaaaaaagaaaaagaaaaaaaagcattgatTGTTTATTGTTGAAATACGTCTGTCTGAACAANNNNNNNNNNNNNNNNNNNNNNaaaataaaataaaaaataaaataaaacaaaataaaaactcaggTCTCTTCCGCCCAGAGTTTTTCCGGTGCTTTCCCAGTGAGAGCTTCCGGTGAGCGTGCAGACACGCAGACATGCCTGTGAGTAACACTACGGTTTTTATAATCGCCATCAGTCGTTTAAAAGTGTTTTGATCGGGGTAAATTAACACGATATTAAACAGTGTTGCGTTTCTGTCTCGGTCAGTGTTTTGATGTTGCTGTAATTTAAACGTAAAGACGTTAAAATAGACGCAATGTGGCGAACACGTGTTCAACAAAGCAGCCCACGCTGCTGCCTTCCTGCTCGACACTCACATGTTGATTTTTCGGGGtaaaaactgaacttttaaaagtgttttgagTTGTGTTTACCTAATCTGATTCTTTTCAGCgcttttactttctctttttttattatttagctcGTTTTAAATCTGTAAACAGAGCTCGACCTTTGCCTCCTGTAATCATGTGAAGTTGGCAGCTGTGACCAGAGCTGACACTTAATCCTGTTTATTACAGTATTTTGAAGTCTCTGTAGATGACTTAAACAGATTGTGGATTGTAAATCAGCTGAATTGTTGTCTGTGGTTTTCCTTTTAGCTCGCAAAGGATCTGTTGCACCCGAGCCCcgaggaggaaaagaggagacaCAAGAAAAAACGACTCGTACAGTGTCCtaattcatatttcatggaTGTCAAATGTCCAGGTGAGTTTGTTTATATGGCAACCTGGTCAAACCTTCAATGATAGAAAGTAGTGCTACCTGTTGAGACTTTAGACACAATCATATAAAAGTATTTCCAAAAAATACTTTTGGTTTCTGATATAGAAACAGAAACTTAAATCATATTAAAGTCTGAATGCTTCACTTTTACTTATATAACTAACTTATTGTGATTATGTTATTGATTTAAATACATTAGACttgcattaaaaatatttgCCTTTATGTGTTGCCCTTTCATAGCTTCCTTAATGATCGGGGTGTCAAATAAGGCATACAGTGACACTTGtgactgttttttaataaaCGAGTTTCTAGTGACTCATTTATACAAACAGCTGCAAGGACATGTCAGCAAcgaagaaaacatttgattataaaatgttaattgtttACCCAAGTGTCATGGGTGTCCCGTCcaatgatctgtgtgtgtgtttgcaggctgCTATAAGATCACTACAGTGTTCAGCCACGCGCAGACTGTAGTGCTGTGTGTCGGCTGTTCCACAGTCCTCTGCCAGCCGACGGGAGGGAAAGCTCGCCTTACAGAAGGTACAAGAAAACCACCACAGTGAAGAACTGTCCCACCAGCTCTTCTGAAATATACATGTAGCTCCACACATCCACATAAAAACCTTTCAAAGATGCATGCTGTAGATAAGTATAATACCACACCTGTGCTACACAGGCCTAAAACTGAGACCTAAACCCAGCCTGTACCCGTGCTTCTAAGACCCAGACTGCTCCAACTTTTTAATaatcaattcattattttaagtcttttctaaaaggaaaaaaatatctaaacGATCTAATTTCAGATTCTCAAATGTGAACACTTCCCGGTTTCTTCCGTCATCTCTCACCGTATACTATGCacatctttgggttgtggacaaaacaagacatttaatgtCATATTGAGAAAGCCTTCCAacatttctcatcattttctaCAAACTGCTATATTAAAGTAGATTTAAACACTTCTTGAAGCCGTAGCAAGACGCCATGCAGGACATGATTGACAAAGCTTAGATTTACCAGGCAAAGTAGGTAATTTCTCAGGGGCCCAAGTGCTGCCCACAGGTTCactgtgtgttaaatgttttcttcttttttaattgattctaattaataaattaataaattcatCCGGTAGCAGAACGTAGTTGTACAATACACCTTGAACTGACTGCTATAAATCTGCCTTTGTGTTGCCCTTTAATTGTGTTCTTCATGAACAGGGTGTCTACTAAGGCATACAGTGACTCTTGTGGTTGTGACAGAAATTCATCATCATTGATCTGTTTCTACACAGTCAACTGCAAGCACAAATGCTTTCTCCTTCAGAAGTTATACAGACTTGTTTTCTGGAACAGGAAATAGTTTCAGAGTGGTTAATCTGTTAATTCTGATAAGCACATGGAATGAATGACGATAAACTTGTATATAGTGTATGTTAGTGAATTGGTTTAGTTTAAGGTCAAGGTTTGTTTTTATCGACGCTCTCACCGTCCCACCCACTCTATCCAgggctctgctgctgccatggTAACCAAGAGCTTCTCAATGCGCTCAGCTTTGAGTTACTATGGCTGCAGATGCAACTATTGGCACTAAAACCACACTTGTTTGGAGATGATTCAGCCttttgaaaagacagaaacaagttTTAGTGCCCTCTTCTCTGTTACTGTACATCTGTATCAGTGAGTCAGTTCATTCAACATCCCCGCTATGTTGATTTTACAATGTGACAATAATATGAACTCATTTGGTACACATAGCTTAAAATTGTCTCGTACAGCAGCCCTACAACAAATACTACCTTTTGTTAAGGTTGTGATATTCAGTAAAAGTTAAAGAATTGAGTATTAAAGTTCATTCTCAGCCTTGGAAATAGTTTTACAAAACCAAAAAgcaactcaaggtccacttgaGCTTTTTCTGATATGTTCAGTTGTATCTCAGAGTCTTCAGTACTATTTTTAGAGCTATAATAATTAGTTGGCCAGGAAAAAAGTTAATCAACAACAAtcatttaattgaattaatgaAAGTAAAGTGATTTTTCCGTGGCTTTTGAGTGATGGCTgcacaaaacatttgaagatgtcaccttgggaatttgaaaatattcagttttccAAACAATTGATTTAATCAAAAACACTCCACAGATTAATtggtaatgaaaataattgttagttgcacCCCAATTGTATGCTGTGAGGTATTTCTAATAATGGTGGCATCTTGATATAAAGAGGTTGGACAAAATGAGTTAGAATACAGTTAACAGCACCACAAATcagtcaacacaaacaaaacataactgttttttgtttatctttCCTCAGGATGCTCATTCAGGAGGAAACAGCACTAGTTTTACCAGATGTGGTTGGACACAGTCGAGCGGGAGAATGAACAGCACTTGATGGACATCAAGTAACACTGCCATGGACCTGGAGGCAGCAATGAAGAGATGGAGAGCGGGAATACAAATCATGTAATATAAGAAGTCTATCTACAGAATGTGCACAAATGCGTGGCCACATCCATTAATTCTTCTATTAATAAAACTTAGATTGTTTTTTGGTAAAAAATAATCTTGCATGTTTGTCATcaagtttgttctttttatctCTTGAAGGTTCTGAATTGTCATTTGTCTGGTAAAAGACACTTGTCAGCTCAGGAACCCTTTAAATATTTGCTGGTAAAGATCAGGGCTTTTGGGATCCAGGTGTACAGATGTGTCGGGTGAATTGCATTTGTTTGTATTACGCCCTCAGTGATTAAGCACAGACATATACAGGAAGGCGAGGGTATATGATGAGCCTTGCAGGTATATATCCAACATTTACTCATGCAAATTTCCTTTTGAAGACACTAGACCATTTGTAGGAACGGAGACACACGGTGGCTTTAACTGAAAAGTGAGTTTCACTATGTAAAAGCTGCACTCTGTATAATTGAATGTCAACTGAGGTGTGTTAGAGcgcatatatatacacatataccaCAGTGAAGTCAATGAGGTCGACAACGATGTCATTGGTGCCTGCCGGCGGTGTTTGTTCAGGGCCTGCCCTCTTTCTGAACGAGGGTTGATTCAGGGAAAGTCTTCGCTGGCTCGGCTTCTGTTTCCTGATGCTTGTAAAAACACATGTGTGACACTAAATGACATAATTAACAACCAGGTTGTGATTTAAATGTGCTTGCAAGCTTCCAGTGAAAATTAATATGAGTTCTTGTGaagtttaaagaaatgaaatgaaaatcacaCAGGCTTTGAAAGATGTTTTGTGGACATGTAAGGACATTTGCACAGTGTCTGTGTGACAGCGCTGAGTTGTACACTGAATAAAGAAACTAAATCAGGAGGAGTTAATGATAACTTTCTTGTTGCTATGGTGACATTTCTCTTGTGTGTATTGGACAcagcatacaaataaaatcacagtaaatgAGGAATATGATCTGGATGCGCCTCCTGGTTACTTAATGACTAATACAGATAAATGTGtcatgtattcattcattcatactgCATTCTCCCACGGCCATTTACTCTGTTTACCCATTTATATTTTCAATTCAAGAGTGTTGGTGGATTAATGGTTACATATTTCTATGGACGCTGCTCATCAGCAACGTTATTAAAAATTCTTCAATGGTCAAAAATATCTTGCTTGTTTACAGAGTGATGTCAATATAAAAAAGTGGGATTGTTGTGGATCGTGTGTACAGGAGTGTGGAGTTTGAGACGTGTGGCAAACACTCACTACTGCTGACTACATTATGGAGGAAGCTCATCGTCTCAGAACAGCAAATGAAGATTTTTATCAAGAACTTGAATTAATTCATCATTTCTAATTGGtttaatccatccatctactTCTTGCGGCTTATCCGGGTCCATGTTACTCTAATTTAATTGATTATATCATTAGGAGCTATTCTCATATACTGCTGGGATGTACTGAAAAACCATCTTAGCTGGTATGACTGTGGTAAATTACATTCTATATGGTCTGAACACTATGCAGTGAGGTGATGACAGGCGATGCTATTGAAGAGCTCTCTGTATATGTATAAAGGTCAGATTCATTCAGTAGGGAGTGTGCTTAAAGGACTAAGCTCTAAGATTTAAACCACACAGTGgtgagtacatttactctaatactattaaaatacagttttgaggtactttacttgagtatttctattttcttactactactatactactCTTTACAGTTCAAtggcaaatattgtactttttactcatTTAATAACCTTAGTAACTAGTTTCTTCACAGATTCAGATTAATTATAGAAAATATAAGCAACAAATATagattaagataagataaaaagtcattaaaatctATAAATACAATGTCACCATACTGGCTCCATACCtgtccaataaaaaaaatcattaaaacaactATTCACCAAGAATTGTCATTGGAGAAACTGTTATTTAGGTACTGTAGGTAATAAAAACTAACTCTAGTATAAAGACTTTCAAAATGAGGTGTTTGCAGGTAATGGCAGCAGATTCAAAAGTCTCATTGAAGATATGTAAAAGTTTGTGTATGACCTTATCTGTTATACTTGTGTGCGATGCACCTTGAGGGATGAGAGCATGTCTTTGGTACCCATTGCAGTAAGCTCAACCACAGGCTGAGCGGCCGGTTACACGAAGTGGTGGAACGTCGGCATGTAGGGCAGAGTCTCTGGGACACATGAGAGCAGCTTGTGACAGGAGAGAGGATTGACCCCGCAAAGAGGTTCAAAGAGAGACATGAGAGGGTCATTGGAGAGCAGCTGGGAAACAGACTCCTGCTGAGAGTGGACAGACACATGACATCTGTACACACCTGCAGGGAATGTTAGTTACTGGTTTTGTGGTCACAGCGTGATGATACTTTCAGCACTCACTGTAAAATGTTAAGTTGTAGGTAGGGGGTGCTAAAGTGTAACGTCTCAGTGTAGCTGATAGAAACATTAAGAGCAAAGGGAAGACAAACGATGCATATGGGTGCAAAGCATGTGGATGTAAATAAATTTGATCTGAGTTTTTGCACAAAG
Protein-coding regions in this window:
- the rps27.2 gene encoding 40S ribosomal protein S27.2 isoform X2, whose amino-acid sequence is MDVKCPGCYKITTVFSHAQTVVLCVGCSTVLCQPTGGKARLTEGCSFRRKQH
- the rps27.2 gene encoding 40S ribosomal protein S27.2 isoform X1, which codes for MPLAKDLLHPSPEEEKRRHKKKRLVQCPNSYFMDVKCPGCYKITTVFSHAQTVVLCVGCSTVLCQPTGGKARLTEGCSFRRKQH